Part of the Anopheles gambiae chromosome 3, idAnoGambNW_F1_1, whole genome shotgun sequence genome is shown below.
ATTGTCTCCTTTATTTTCATCGTTTGCTCCTTTCACGTCAAAACGTCGGGGTATAAAAACGCATTCAAAAAGCGTTTTTCCTCCACAACAGCCGCAGTTGCCGAAACAGTTGGACCATTATTTCCAAAACATTACATCCAAATTCAAAATGATGAAGGTTTGTAAAGATTTACATAAACTAACTTTAGATTATTAATCCTGTATTGTGGATTTTCTTTGTGTAGTTCTTGGTACTTCTGGCTCTTGTTGCCGCCGTCAGTGCTCAAAGCCACTacgaacatcaacaacactACCAGCCCCAGCACTACCATCACGAAGAGGAACATCACGGACCAGTGCACTACGAGTATCACTACGATGTGCATGATGACCATACCGGTGATGTTCACGGCCAGAAGGAGGCTCGTAAGGACGACTCTACTCAGGGCGAGTACTACCTGATCGATGCCGATGGCCACAAGCGTACCGTCACGTACCACGTTGAGGGTAAGAGCGGATTCATCGCGGAGGTGCACCGTGAGCCGATCAAGGGATACCAGGCACCACAGCCCCACCATCAGGCTCCGTCTCACTACAACTATCAGCATTAAAGAATAGcataatattaaaatagaTATCTGTACCTTTATCGTAGTAATAAACGTGGGGCACACTTAATTGAACATTGTGTCATTTTAACTCTCTTAATCATTCTCATGTCATTTGAATCTTGAATAACATAAGAAATAATCAGTAGTGTGCTGAAAATTAGCAAATCTGGTTTTATTGGGGTGTTATTTATGTGTATGATTTGATagaacattttatttaaaaaaattaataagtcATATACTTTGAGAATTAATATtccaaaatcattttttaaatgatacaTGTAATATTTCACTATTAATATCCCGAGTTCTATTCatggttttggaaaaaaaattcttttgtttatttatggtAACATTTTGCTctttatgttattttaaacACACGGTATGCAGCAATTTATGAAAAGAATATTTCATGCTTTTTTGTAAGCTATCCTCAGGGTCTCAAATCTTATTTCTGCTTAGAGCCCCTGACACTGTAAACCCGCCACTGACTGCAGCTAAACATGACTTATAGTCTCAAATCCTTCTCATCTTTAATATCATCATCGCTTAACCCTACAAACTAATTTTgccaaataaatatattaattCTTAGTCTCAGATTTTACTGTATTTTTAGTTTTCCTGCTACAGTTTAGTTCATCTCGTTTTTATAACTCTTTTGTGCGCCATTTGTCTCTATTTCTATCCTTTTATCACTTCCTatttatttctcttttttctatttctctttctctctctgtctctctctctctatctatctcttgctctctctttgGCTCTCTGTTCTCGATCTTTCATGTAACCTTTTTCACTAAAAAGAATAGTTTGTCAAGCTTATGTAAACAAAGCAACTTTACAATTGAGATACATTTTAAGAACTAGATTAGAGCTAGAACTGGA
Proteins encoded:
- the LOC5668089 gene encoding larval cuticle protein A2B; this encodes MMKFLVLLALVAAVSAQSHYEHQQHYQPQHYHHEEEHHGPVHYEYHYDVHDDHTGDVHGQKEARKDDSTQGEYYLIDADGHKRTVTYHVEGKSGFIAEVHREPIKGYQAPQPHHQAPSHYNYQH